TTAAGTTCTCGCACTGGAAGCACAGAAAACCCGAAAACCGATTGTTCCTGGATAGATACCTGTTCTAAGGCTTGATCCGACAAATTCACCCCTTAGAAGCTTTCGAGGGGTAGGCTCAGGCTATAGGCAGCTTCGAGGGCATCAATGATGCGGGTTTGCTTTTCGAGGCTAGCAACTTCTAGGGTAAATGGAGTCCAGCATCAGTATAAATCCCGGCAGTACGGCTTCTCCTGACAGGGAAGTGGGTGCCTCTAGCACCTCTACGGGCTGGCCAGGACGATAAATTTCCACTCGCCGCAGGCTAGGCGCAATCAGCCAACCCAGCCTAGCGCCACTGTCGATGTAGTCCTGCATTTTGGCCTGGATATCCTCTAGGGTATCTGAAGGTGACAGTAGCTCAATCACAAAGTCAGGACAGAGGGGGGGGAATTTTTCCTGTTGCTCTGGAGTGAGGGCATCCCAGCGGTCTTGCCGTACCCAAGCTACATCGGGAGAACGGTCTGCACCATTGGGCAGTTTGAACCCTGTAGAGGAGTCAAAGACGACACCCAAACGAGTTGCCTCGTTCCAGCTATACACCTGGAATATTAGAGAAGCGTTGCGTCGTCCAGTTTCACCACCCGTCGGAGGCATGATAATTAAATCTCCCTGGGCATTGCGTTCAAGTTTCAGGTCTGGATTGTTCTGGCAAAGCTGGTAGAACTGCTCGTCAGTCATGGAAATGGCATCTTTGAGGGCGATCGTGTACCTATTCACAGAACATCTCCTCGCTTTGGTAAGAGTTGTTGCTATTGTGCCACAGGGTTTACGTGCCTAAAGGCGTCTAGCTTAGCCTGGTTTTGCTTCAACTTTGCCAGACTGCACTGCTTCTACTAATAGCCGATGATCCTGCTCCACTTGGTATGCATAAGCGATGGCAAAGTCTGTTACTGCCTGATCAAAGACATCACTTTTGCCCAGGTAGCCGCTGATTAGAGCCGAGTCTCCCGTGCGGGCATGGGCGCGGGCTAGGGCGGAACCACAAATCTCGGCATAATCTTCCAAACTGCGGGCAGACATACCCTTGAGCTTGATGGCAGTTTTCATATCCTTAAGTTGCCGGAAGTAGAAGTCTTGCCCTTGCACATTAGTCGTCCAGCCTAGAAAAATGTCGCTAGCTGCCTGCATCAAGCGCTGTCCACTGACAATACGTTGCCCTTCGTGGGGGTAGGGACTTTTGCCTGCGTAGGGTTCCAGTACAGAAGGGCGGGCTTCTTTGTATTGGAGTAGCAACGGATCATTGTTGTCGTCTAGCAATAGGACAATGCCGCAATGGGTGCCTACACTGCCAACGCCCACAACTTTCAGAGCGACATCCACAAGGCGATAGCGATCAAGCAAGAACTGGCGATCCACCTGAAGTGTGTCCCGATATTGCTCAAACAGGATGCTGATCTGCTCAAAATACTCGGCTTGATTGGATGGATGATACAGCAAGGGAGGATTGTCGATAAAGCGATATTGCCCACCAGTGAGAGTGGTTAGTTGGGATACTGCTTGGTCTAGTGTGTGGTTAAATGCCTTGGCGGCCATTTTTTCCCAGTGTTTGCGCGTGTCTTCATCGGGTGCATGTTCAATCAGCAAATTAGCATCCAGCCGGGCATACCAAACTTCTAGGGTTCGCATTTGGCTATAGCGGGCGATCGCCAACCGATAGGCTCGGGCAGCCGCTAGCGCTGCTTCTGAACTAGCTTGATCTGATAACTGTAACTCTCGACCAGCCAGGATGATGCTAGTGACCAGCCGTTTTACGTCCCATTCCCAGGGAGCCATGAGGGTCTCATCAAAGTCGTTCAGGTCAAAGATGAGGTTACGCTCTGGGGTGGCAAATCCGCCAAAGTTAAGCAGATGGCAATCACCACAGGCTTGAACTTGAATGCCCGTCGTGGGGGTGGTCGCTAAATCTGCCGCCATAATAATGGCACTGCCGCGCAAAAAGGTAAAGGGAGACTGCATCATCCGCCAATGGCGAATGGGAATTAGGTCTGGAATGCGCTGCTGGTTGGATTTTGCGAGTAAATCTAGGGGGTGGGGACGGTCGCTCTTCGGCTGCCAGTCTCGATGGGCCGATCGGGGTATGGTTTGACGCAGTGCTCTCCCAGCAGCTTGGCGATCTTCTGGCGACATTATAGGCTCCTTGGCTCTTTCAACAGTGAACCACATTTCTAGGCAGTTAAGCACTGCTGACCCTATTATCGCCGTTAGCAGCATTAATCTGGGTCAACCCTGACCCACTCATAAAACTCTAAACTCTCTGGGGCGCAGCTATGGCACTGAGCACAAGGTTTACTGACTAGTTTGCGCACACGCCCTTTGCGAATGAGCCGATTTAACATCTCTCGCATAGCATCCGTATCTGTTTGGAACTGACGAGATAGCTCTTCTAGGGAGGCTTGAGGATGATTAGAGAGGTAGGTTTGAATCTGTTGCAGGATCATAGGGAAGAGGGAGGAGGGAAGAGAGGGAGTTGACTAATGCTTGCTTTGCAAGTTTCACTAGCCATCTCAACCTAGGTTCAAGTAGCTACGTTTGTAGTCAGGACTTCAGTTTTCACCATCAGTAATCTGTAGCTGTAGTTGCAGAAATTGGTCTTATCTGCGTACCCCTGTCTTAACTGGGTAATCAATGAGCTAGGGTGTTTGGTGAAGTTAGGCGCTGAAACTGAGGACGGCGACGATCGCTAAACATTTTCAGCCCCACCACGGTTCCAACCATCACTAGAGCCAATCCAACTAGCCAAGTCATAGAACGAACTGGATGCTGGTTAAAAGTCATGAACTGGTAATAGAATACGGCCACCCAGTAGGCCAGCCCAGTCGTCCAACAGGCAACAAAAGCTGTCCATCCTAGGTTGGTTTCGCGGTAGACAGCGGCTGTGGCAGAAACACAGGGAAAATAGAGCAGGACGAAGAGGAGGAAGGCGATCGCCGCTGTGGTACTGCCGAATCGTGTCGCCATCTGGCCAAAAGTCGTGTAGTGGACTTCCTGGGTTTCAGCGGCAGCTTGTGGATTGTCAGCATTGCTCAAAATGCTTAGACCAATTGGGTCTAACACCTGATTCGTTAAGTCTGCCAAATTTGCTGGAATACTGGCGAAGGCTTTCCGGATGCCGCCCCAGAAGTCAAATTCTTCCGAGGCTTCATCGCCAGCGCTGCCAGCCGCTTCCTGGGCTAGGGAAGTATAGAGAGCATCCATGGTACCGACCATCACCTCTTTGGCAAACACCCCCGTCATTAGCCCCACTGTAGCAGGCCAATTTTCCGACCGAACTCCCATGGGGGTGAAAATGGGAGTAATGGTACGGCTAAAGGCACTGAGAATCGAGTCTTGGCTGTCTTGCTTCCCGAAGGAGCCATCCACACCTACGGAGTTGACTAATCCCAGAATCACCACCATGATTACGATCATCCGGCCAGCTCTAGTAATAAACGCCCGCAACCGATCCCAAGCGCGAATGAGAACACCTTTCATGGTGGGAATATGGTACGGAGGTAACTCCATGATAAAAGGAGCTACTTCCCCACGAAATAGTGTTTTCTTCATCAGAAACCCAGTGAACACCGCCGCTAGAATCCCTAGAATATAGAGCAGGAAGACAATATCTTGCCCATTGGTGGGAAAGAATGCAGCAACGAACAAGGCATAGACTGGCAGGCGGGCACCACAGGACATAAAGGGATTCATGATGATAGTTAGGAGACGATCGCGCCGATTCTCCAGTGTCCGGGTAGCCATAATCCCAGGAATATTGCAGCCAAACCCCACCATCATCGGCACAAAGGACTTACCCGGCAGCCCCACAAATCGCATCAGCCTATCCATGACAAAAGCCGCCCGCGCCAGATAGCCAGAGTCTTCTAAGAGGGCAATGAAAATAAACAGCAAGCCAATTTGTGGAATAAAGGTCGAGGTAGTTTGAATTCCGCCGCCTACACCATCGGCCAATAGCCCAATCAGCCATCCTGGAGCTTTAATCCGTTGCAGCAAATGGGCTGTGCCATCGACAACGACGGTGCCCACGCCAATATCGAAGAAATCAATAAATGCTCCCCCTAGATTGATGGCAATGAGGAACATGAGATACATCACCACTAAAAAGATGGGAATTCCCAGCCAGCGGTTGAGCACCACCTGATCAATGCGATCGGACAGGGTTTTTTGCACCAGATGAGTTCGTTCTGTCACACCCTGAATAATGCTCCGAATCCAGGTGTAGCGACTGTCTGCAATCAGTAAATCGGTATCTTCTCCTAGGGTTTGGTGGATGCGATGACGATGCTCAGCAATCTGTCGCAGGGTGTCTTGCCCTAGATCGGGCAGGTGGCGATCGTCATACTGCAACAGGTTCAATGCAAACCAGCGGATAGCTGCGGGATGGGCAACTGCCCGCGTTTGTAGCCCTGGCATTAAATCAGCCAATGCTTCCTCAATCACTGGAGGATAGGCAACATAGGTACTGGGAACAGTAGGCTGGGTTAACGCCTGATGGATGGCCGCTTTTAGCTGCATCACTCCCTTGCCGGTATGGGCACACAGGGGAATCACTGGGCATCCCAATCGCTCGGATAATAACTGGACGTTGATGCGAATTTCCCGCTTTGCTGCCAGATCCATCATGTTAAGTGCGACGATCATTGGTACGCCCATTTCCAGGAGCTGGGTGGTGAGGTAAAGGTTTCGTTCCAGGTTAGAAGCATCCACGATGTTGACAATCACAGTGGCTTCACCGGAAAGCAGGTAGTCCCTCGCCACTAGTTCATCCAGCCCTGTGGTGGTATCTTCTGCATCTACCGAATAAACGCCGGGCAAGTCAACTACAGTTACAGTCTGACCCTGCGAGCGATAGCTGCCTTCTTTGCGCTCGACTGTCACACCAGGCCAGTTGCCCACGCGCTGGTTAGCTCCAGTCAGGGCATTGAATAGCGTAGTTTTGCCACAGTTGGGGTTACCCACCAACCCGATCGTCAGTTGTGTCATGACTCCTCTCCCGTAACTGGTGTCACAATTAGAGCATCGGCTTCATCTTTGCGTAAACTCAAGTGAAAGTGACGGACTTCAATTTCAGTGGGGTCACCTAGGGGTGCATGGCGGGTTACGCGCAACTCAGTATCTGGTGTTAACCCCATGGCCAGCAGTTTGCGCTTATAGTCCCGTGCAGTTGGTTCATAGCCCACTACTCGTAGCCTAGAACCGATCGCCGCATCCCGAAGCTTGACCATAGGCACCTGAGGGGTTGGTTGCATGGTTGCTATCCTTGTTGTAGAAGGGGAAACCGAAGGGTTGGAAGATTCGTTCAGCGACGCTTTTACATGCATCACTTGAATTTGGTGTGCCATCTCTGCACCCAAGCCCAACCGTTGATCCTGGAGAGCAACCACAACTGAACCTGTTGC
The sequence above is drawn from the Cyanobacteriota bacterium genome and encodes:
- a CDS encoding Uma2 family endonuclease — its product is MNRYTIALKDAISMTDEQFYQLCQNNPDLKLERNAQGDLIIMPPTGGETGRRNASLIFQVYSWNEATRLGVVFDSSTGFKLPNGADRSPDVAWVRQDRWDALTPEQQEKFPPLCPDFVIELLSPSDTLEDIQAKMQDYIDSGARLGWLIAPSLRRVEIYRPGQPVEVLEAPTSLSGEAVLPGFILMLDSIYPRSC
- a CDS encoding DUF2252 domain-containing protein — encoded protein: MSPEDRQAAGRALRQTIPRSAHRDWQPKSDRPHPLDLLAKSNQQRIPDLIPIRHWRMMQSPFTFLRGSAIIMAADLATTPTTGIQVQACGDCHLLNFGGFATPERNLIFDLNDFDETLMAPWEWDVKRLVTSIILAGRELQLSDQASSEAALAAARAYRLAIARYSQMRTLEVWYARLDANLLIEHAPDEDTRKHWEKMAAKAFNHTLDQAVSQLTTLTGGQYRFIDNPPLLYHPSNQAEYFEQISILFEQYRDTLQVDRQFLLDRYRLVDVALKVVGVGSVGTHCGIVLLLDDNNDPLLLQYKEARPSVLEPYAGKSPYPHEGQRIVSGQRLMQAASDIFLGWTTNVQGQDFYFRQLKDMKTAIKLKGMSARSLEDYAEICGSALARAHARTGDSALISGYLGKSDVFDQAVTDFAIAYAYQVEQDHRLLVEAVQSGKVEAKPG
- a CDS encoding FeoC-like transcriptional regulator, producing the protein MILQQIQTYLSNHPQASLEELSRQFQTDTDAMREMLNRLIRKGRVRKLVSKPCAQCHSCAPESLEFYEWVRVDPD
- the feoB gene encoding Fe(2+) transporter permease subunit FeoB; the encoded protein is MTQLTIGLVGNPNCGKTTLFNALTGANQRVGNWPGVTVERKEGSYRSQGQTVTVVDLPGVYSVDAEDTTTGLDELVARDYLLSGEATVIVNIVDASNLERNLYLTTQLLEMGVPMIVALNMMDLAAKREIRINVQLLSERLGCPVIPLCAHTGKGVMQLKAAIHQALTQPTVPSTYVAYPPVIEEALADLMPGLQTRAVAHPAAIRWFALNLLQYDDRHLPDLGQDTLRQIAEHRHRIHQTLGEDTDLLIADSRYTWIRSIIQGVTERTHLVQKTLSDRIDQVVLNRWLGIPIFLVVMYLMFLIAINLGGAFIDFFDIGVGTVVVDGTAHLLQRIKAPGWLIGLLADGVGGGIQTTSTFIPQIGLLFIFIALLEDSGYLARAAFVMDRLMRFVGLPGKSFVPMMVGFGCNIPGIMATRTLENRRDRLLTIIMNPFMSCGARLPVYALFVAAFFPTNGQDIVFLLYILGILAAVFTGFLMKKTLFRGEVAPFIMELPPYHIPTMKGVLIRAWDRLRAFITRAGRMIVIMVVILGLVNSVGVDGSFGKQDSQDSILSAFSRTITPIFTPMGVRSENWPATVGLMTGVFAKEVMVGTMDALYTSLAQEAAGSAGDEASEEFDFWGGIRKAFASIPANLADLTNQVLDPIGLSILSNADNPQAAAETQEVHYTTFGQMATRFGSTTAAIAFLLFVLLYFPCVSATAAVYRETNLGWTAFVACWTTGLAYWVAVFYYQFMTFNQHPVRSMTWLVGLALVMVGTVVGLKMFSDRRRPQFQRLTSPNTLAH
- a CDS encoding ferrous iron transport protein A, which produces MLGKDSQINHPAVDSQSSSWQGFVYVSEAVTNPSSGVGVAVEGLANSPDATVFSLSEAQVGDRVQIVALNCGEANNRLMGMGFMPNVVLEVISCTATGSVVVALQDQRLGLGAEMAHQIQVMHVKASLNESSNPSVSPSTTRIATMQPTPQVPMVKLRDAAIGSRLRVVGYEPTARDYKRKLLAMGLTPDTELRVTRHAPLGDPTEIEVRHFHLSLRKDEADALIVTPVTGEES